A part of Amycolatopsis lurida genomic DNA contains:
- a CDS encoding FtsK/SpoIIIE domain-containing protein has protein sequence MGSKASEQRNRVVTALERVRHQIGLVLGAAAGARQSAEAELAKLELEQHIVRVGMNNSTSEQYAEWSRHPAANEVFGLLGSVRGQFYADWEAGPNALRELVAHNAPGPASQPPGNWLGRVGGNPGITAPGLWRVGSATVSGKDVPRTFDVAVPLLDESHLSITSAPKTRAAVDGIVQNLLMRILSTFEPGAVRVHLWDVGQLTAILPDLYPLSRTSALTLYDPGRLEDLLDELAGHIRRIHATGMQAGHTSLREIRRASGQRVEPFRVAVLYGNGETLEPERARELKRVATGALAAGICLILVDVPTMLSTSVETLSLRDDRHAMSSMTGPDLIVDLDPPMPSGQVIRAAGRIAEALIAKQGGPRAFADLLPTELGKESSARELRAPVGFFEGEPVEVVIGDASPHVLIGGPSGSGKTNFLYSLLGSLAARYSPDELALYLLDFKEGVSFAGLAPGRRDASWLPHAKLIGVNVNTDREFGLALLRFLADELRRRSAAAKLHEVTNLSDLREQDPGGHWPRIVAVIDEFQYLFAGRDGVTATATQLLEDIARRGRSQGIHLVLASQDVAGIEAFWGKPAVFEQCTLRIAMPKARRVLAETNNAAVSAPKWHAVINHDSGVAHGNQLAHVPDASTKDVFNKLQHRLWERYSESFKRPRLFDGAHSPVLEQFPAFADLKPTDRPRALLGQSIDVDEAACGVELPKAPGRNVAVLGAATAEALSIMDSAARSLARQYRYESVEFVLSCPIEASVPAVAELVERLRADGHEATLVDDLPARVIDIAENLSSLDKARVLLLYGVDASIPALEAKAPGQLKSGLDQLRVLLKQGPTHGVHTIGWWRSIARLKDTLGFAGTDDIGTWAALDVQGNELSPFAAGQVVHWSPRPGRALFFDRTTHGAPEVIIPFQRPEGLLDG, from the coding sequence ATGGGCAGCAAAGCGAGTGAACAGCGCAATCGCGTCGTTACGGCGCTGGAGCGGGTCCGGCACCAGATCGGGCTCGTCCTCGGCGCCGCCGCCGGCGCCCGCCAGTCCGCCGAGGCGGAACTGGCCAAACTGGAGCTGGAACAGCACATAGTCCGGGTGGGGATGAACAACTCCACCTCGGAGCAGTACGCCGAATGGTCGCGGCATCCCGCCGCGAACGAGGTGTTCGGCCTGCTCGGCAGTGTGCGCGGCCAGTTCTACGCGGACTGGGAAGCGGGCCCGAACGCGTTGCGCGAACTCGTCGCGCACAACGCGCCGGGCCCCGCGAGCCAGCCGCCGGGCAACTGGCTCGGCCGCGTCGGCGGGAATCCCGGCATCACCGCGCCGGGACTGTGGCGTGTCGGCTCGGCGACCGTTTCGGGCAAGGACGTCCCGCGCACGTTCGACGTCGCGGTGCCCCTGCTCGACGAGTCGCACCTGTCCATCACGTCGGCGCCCAAGACCAGGGCCGCGGTGGACGGCATCGTGCAGAACCTGCTGATGCGGATCCTGAGCACGTTCGAGCCCGGCGCCGTCCGCGTCCACCTGTGGGACGTCGGGCAGCTGACCGCGATCCTGCCCGACCTCTACCCACTGAGCCGCACGAGCGCGCTGACGCTGTACGACCCGGGACGGCTCGAAGACCTCCTCGACGAACTGGCGGGCCACATCCGCCGCATCCACGCGACCGGGATGCAGGCGGGGCACACGTCGCTGCGGGAGATCCGGCGGGCGAGCGGCCAGCGCGTCGAACCGTTCCGCGTCGCGGTGCTCTACGGCAACGGCGAAACCCTCGAACCGGAGCGCGCCCGCGAACTGAAACGAGTCGCCACGGGGGCGCTCGCGGCCGGGATCTGCCTGATCCTGGTCGACGTGCCGACCATGCTGTCGACGTCGGTCGAAACGCTGAGCCTGCGCGACGACCGGCACGCGATGAGCAGCATGACCGGCCCCGACCTGATCGTCGACCTCGACCCGCCGATGCCGTCCGGGCAGGTCATCCGCGCCGCCGGGCGGATCGCCGAAGCGCTGATCGCCAAACAGGGCGGGCCCCGCGCGTTCGCCGACCTCCTGCCGACCGAACTGGGCAAGGAAAGCTCGGCGCGCGAACTGCGGGCGCCGGTCGGGTTCTTCGAGGGCGAGCCGGTGGAGGTCGTCATCGGCGACGCCAGCCCGCACGTGCTCATCGGCGGGCCGAGCGGTTCGGGGAAGACGAACTTCCTGTACTCGCTGCTCGGCAGCCTCGCGGCGCGGTACTCGCCGGACGAACTCGCGCTGTACCTGCTGGACTTCAAGGAGGGCGTGTCGTTCGCCGGGCTCGCTCCGGGACGACGGGACGCCAGCTGGCTGCCACACGCCAAGCTCATCGGGGTCAACGTCAACACCGACCGCGAGTTCGGCCTGGCACTGTTGCGCTTCCTCGCCGACGAACTGCGCCGCCGATCCGCCGCGGCGAAACTGCACGAGGTCACCAACCTCTCGGACCTGCGCGAGCAGGATCCCGGCGGGCACTGGCCGCGGATCGTCGCGGTGATCGACGAGTTTCAGTACCTGTTCGCCGGCCGTGACGGCGTGACGGCGACCGCGACCCAGCTGCTGGAGGACATCGCGCGGCGAGGCCGGTCTCAGGGCATCCACCTGGTGCTGGCGAGCCAGGACGTCGCCGGGATCGAGGCCTTCTGGGGCAAACCGGCGGTGTTCGAGCAGTGCACGCTGCGGATCGCGATGCCGAAGGCGCGGCGCGTGCTGGCCGAAACCAACAACGCGGCGGTCTCGGCGCCGAAGTGGCACGCGGTGATCAACCACGATTCCGGGGTGGCGCACGGGAACCAGCTCGCCCACGTGCCGGACGCGAGCACCAAGGACGTCTTCAACAAGCTGCAGCACCGGCTCTGGGAGCGATACTCGGAATCGTTCAAACGGCCGCGGCTGTTCGACGGCGCGCATTCCCCCGTGCTGGAACAGTTCCCGGCGTTCGCGGATCTGAAGCCGACCGACCGGCCGCGGGCGCTGCTCGGCCAGTCCATCGACGTCGACGAGGCCGCCTGCGGGGTCGAGCTGCCGAAGGCGCCGGGGCGCAACGTCGCCGTGCTCGGTGCGGCGACCGCGGAAGCACTGTCCATCATGGACTCCGCCGCCCGATCGCTCGCCCGTCAGTATCGCTACGAATCGGTGGAGTTCGTGCTCTCGTGCCCCATCGAGGCGTCCGTCCCCGCCGTGGCGGAGCTGGTCGAACGCCTGCGCGCGGACGGACACGAGGCCACCCTCGTCGACGATTTGCCCGCCCGGGTAATCGATATCGCGGAGAACCTGTCCTCTTTGGACAAAGCTCGGGTGCTGCTGTTGTACGGCGTCGACGCGTCGATCCCCGCGCTGGAGGCGAAGGCACCCGGACAGCTCAAGAGCGGTTTGGATCAGCTTCGGGTGCTGCTGAAGCAGGGCCCGACGCACGGCGTCCACACCATCGGCTGGTGGCGCAGCATCGCGCGGCTGAAGGACACGCTCGGTTTCGCGGGCACGGACGACATCGGGACCTGGGCGGCGTTGGACGTCCAGGGCAACGAACTGTCGCCGTTCGCCGCCGGACAGGTCGTGCACTGGTCGCCGCGGCCGGGCCGGGCGCTGTTCTTCGACCGCACCACCCACGGCGCCCCTGAGGTGATCATCCCGTTCCAGCGTCCGGAAGGGCTTCTCGATGGATGA
- a CDS encoding PP2C family protein-serine/threonine phosphatase, with product MRYTLRYAAGSDVGRRRQVNQDSVYASTRMLAVADGIGGQPHGEVASAEAVGVLSRLDKDLHGFDLADVDLVEVLSGGLRTIDDRLAATAEQEPETRGMGTTLTTVLFDGTHFTAAHIGDSKGYLLRGGTLQRFTRDHTLAQALADDGRIDPSEVEGHPRGSLLMKALLSTGSGEADIWTFDAAPGDRLLLCSDGLTATVVETVINDVLGAFQDPAETVPRLIDLANEGGGPDNITCVVADVVVAADAAGPATS from the coding sequence ATGAGGTACACCCTTCGGTACGCCGCCGGCTCCGACGTCGGACGGCGCCGCCAGGTCAACCAGGACTCGGTCTACGCCAGCACCAGGATGCTGGCCGTCGCCGACGGCATCGGCGGGCAGCCGCACGGCGAGGTCGCCAGCGCCGAGGCGGTGGGCGTCCTCTCCCGGCTCGACAAGGACCTCCACGGCTTCGACCTCGCGGACGTCGACCTGGTGGAGGTGCTCTCCGGCGGCCTCCGCACCATCGACGACCGGCTCGCCGCGACGGCCGAGCAGGAGCCCGAGACACGAGGCATGGGCACCACCCTCACGACCGTGCTGTTCGACGGCACCCACTTCACGGCCGCCCACATCGGCGACTCGAAGGGATACCTCCTCCGCGGCGGCACGCTTCAGCGCTTCACCCGCGACCACACGCTCGCACAGGCCCTCGCCGACGACGGGCGCATCGACCCCTCGGAGGTCGAGGGGCACCCTCGCGGCTCGCTGTTGATGAAAGCCCTCTTGAGTACCGGCAGCGGCGAAGCAGACATCTGGACCTTCGACGCCGCGCCCGGAGACCGGCTCCTGCTGTGCTCGGACGGGTTAACGGCAACGGTTGTCGAAACCGTTATCAACGACGTCCTAGGGGCCTTCCAAGATCCCGCGGAGACCGTCCCGAGGCTGATCGACCTGGCCAACGAAGGCGGCGGGCCGGACAACATCACCTGCGTCGTGGCCGACGTTGTCGTCGCTGCCGACGCCGCCGGGCCCGCGACCTCCTGA
- a CDS encoding N-6 DNA methylase, with the protein MEEQATVTAADIARIAGVGRAAVSNWRRRYGDFPPPVGGTASSPFFSLVAVEKWLRERGKPVEISLGDRIWQRLRNLGDDLALGFRVGRVGSYLSRRHAWTFSPRYDDAELLELLDRFAAERGAREAFEFLCERYVEAHSRQLSVTPGPVVELMSRLIGPAPGVVLDPACGLGTLLLASGGTRLLGQTGDPATSCIAAHRLLLAGADMEMYGADALSMDSFEGVLADAVVCDPPFNEREWGYDELVGDPRWVYGQPPRGEPELAWVQHCLAHVKPGGLVAIRMPPAAAGRRTGRRIRGNLLRAGALRAVVTVGGADLWLLRRPEPGERPPSRLLLATDSSTVEEHLRGVDVPGTVRIIELLDEEIDLSPARYQDRDEHAGEAFLEVRRYFEGIRPELPSLAVSDEKPSFVTIGELLKSGVLTVPESVEEGDVVASPSVPAYVHSGETIAAEPTMSKYRTDPERLDAGFLAGCLRAAGQLAPASSTRIDLRRTRIPRLPIETQRAHGEAFTRLAAFEAALREAAESGLELVRLGLTGLTEGQLKPEN; encoded by the coding sequence ATGGAGGAGCAAGCCACCGTCACCGCGGCGGACATCGCGCGGATCGCCGGCGTCGGCCGCGCCGCCGTCAGCAACTGGCGCCGACGTTACGGTGATTTTCCGCCGCCCGTCGGCGGGACGGCGTCGAGCCCCTTCTTTTCCCTGGTCGCCGTCGAAAAGTGGCTGCGTGAGCGGGGGAAGCCGGTCGAGATCTCGCTCGGGGACCGGATCTGGCAGCGGCTGCGGAACCTCGGCGATGATCTGGCGCTCGGCTTCCGGGTCGGCCGGGTGGGGTCGTACCTGTCGCGGCGGCACGCGTGGACCTTTTCGCCGCGTTACGACGACGCCGAGCTGCTCGAACTGCTGGACCGCTTCGCCGCCGAGCGGGGCGCGCGCGAGGCTTTCGAGTTCCTGTGCGAGCGCTACGTCGAGGCACACTCCCGGCAGCTGTCCGTCACCCCGGGGCCGGTGGTCGAGCTGATGTCCCGGCTCATCGGTCCCGCACCCGGCGTGGTGCTCGACCCGGCGTGCGGACTCGGGACGCTGCTGCTCGCCTCCGGCGGGACCCGGCTGCTCGGCCAGACCGGCGATCCGGCGACCTCGTGCATCGCGGCGCACCGGCTGCTGCTCGCGGGCGCGGACATGGAGATGTACGGGGCGGATGCCCTGTCGATGGACTCCTTCGAGGGGGTTCTCGCGGACGCCGTCGTCTGCGATCCACCGTTCAACGAGCGGGAATGGGGCTACGACGAACTCGTCGGCGACCCGCGCTGGGTGTACGGCCAGCCGCCGCGCGGCGAACCGGAACTGGCCTGGGTGCAGCACTGTCTCGCGCACGTGAAACCCGGCGGGCTGGTCGCGATCCGCATGCCGCCCGCCGCCGCGGGCCGCCGCACCGGGCGGCGGATCCGCGGGAACCTGTTGCGGGCCGGGGCTTTGCGTGCCGTGGTCACGGTCGGCGGCGCGGATCTGTGGCTGCTGCGGCGACCGGAACCCGGGGAGCGGCCGCCGTCCCGGCTGCTGCTGGCGACCGATTCGTCCACTGTGGAGGAACACCTGCGTGGTGTGGACGTACCCGGCACGGTCCGGATCATCGAACTGCTCGACGAGGAGATCGACCTTTCCCCCGCGCGGTACCAGGATCGGGACGAACACGCGGGCGAGGCCTTTCTCGAAGTCCGCAGGTATTTCGAGGGAATCCGGCCGGAACTGCCGTCGCTGGCGGTGTCCGACGAGAAACCCTCGTTCGTCACGATCGGTGAGCTGCTGAAGTCCGGCGTGCTCACCGTGCCGGAATCGGTGGAAGAGGGCGATGTCGTCGCGTCGCCCTCCGTGCCCGCTTATGTCCACAGTGGAGAGACGATCGCGGCCGAGCCGACGATGTCGAAGTACCGCACCGATCCCGAACGGCTGGACGCGGGGTTCCTCGCCGGATGCCTGCGCGCGGCGGGGCAACTCGCCCCGGCCTCCTCGACCAGGATCGACCTCAGGCGCACCCGGATCCCTCGCCTGCCGATCGAGACGCAGCGTGCCCACGGGGAGGCGTTCACCCGGCTCGCCGCCTTCGAGGCCGCCCTGCGCGAGGCGGCGGAATCGGGCCTGGAGCTGGTGAGGCTAGGCTTGACCGGGCTCACCGAAGGACAGCTCAAGCCGGAGAACTAG
- a CDS encoding serine/threonine-protein kinase: MLIADRYELDELPLGRGGMGAVYAGHDRHLGRRVAVKFLGLPGGPDAELEQRFIREARILATLEHAGAPTLYDFGTYDERLYQVMQFIEGVTVADLAAEHGPLPVPWAAAIAAQACAVLSAAHALSICHRDLKPTNLMLCPDGSVKVLDFGLAMLRENDVAQFTRAGQILGTPAYMAPEQIQRGIAGPRSDLYALGCVLHEMLTGRQLFTGPTAYAVFEKQVKESPAEVDGVPRGLNDLLADLLEKDPERRPADANQLFGRLAGFARDLPPLPGYLDEGANPGRMYARVVGRVP, encoded by the coding sequence TTGCTGATCGCCGATCGCTACGAACTCGACGAGCTGCCGCTCGGCCGAGGTGGGATGGGCGCGGTCTACGCCGGCCACGACCGGCATCTCGGCCGCCGCGTGGCGGTGAAGTTCCTCGGGCTCCCCGGCGGTCCCGACGCCGAACTCGAACAGCGGTTCATCCGCGAGGCGCGGATCCTCGCGACCCTGGAACACGCGGGCGCGCCGACGCTCTACGACTTCGGCACCTACGACGAGCGGCTGTACCAGGTCATGCAGTTCATCGAAGGCGTGACCGTCGCCGATCTCGCCGCCGAACACGGTCCGCTGCCGGTGCCGTGGGCGGCCGCGATCGCCGCGCAGGCCTGCGCCGTGCTGTCCGCCGCGCACGCGCTGTCCATCTGCCACCGCGATCTCAAACCCACCAACCTGATGCTGTGCCCCGACGGCAGCGTGAAGGTGCTCGACTTCGGGCTCGCGATGCTGCGCGAGAACGACGTCGCCCAGTTCACCCGGGCCGGGCAGATCCTGGGCACCCCCGCCTACATGGCGCCCGAGCAGATCCAGCGGGGAATCGCCGGACCGCGCAGTGACCTGTACGCGCTGGGCTGCGTCCTGCACGAAATGCTGACCGGCAGGCAGCTGTTCACCGGGCCGACGGCGTACGCGGTGTTCGAGAAACAGGTCAAGGAGAGTCCGGCCGAAGTGGACGGTGTCCCGCGTGGACTGAACGACCTGCTCGCGGACCTGCTGGAGAAGGACCCCGAACGGCGCCCCGCCGACGCGAACCAGCTGTTCGGCAGGCTGGCCGGGTTCGCGCGGGACCTGCCGCCGCTCCCCGGATATCTGGACGAAGGCGCCAATCCGGGCCGGATGTACGCGCGGGTCGTCGGCCGCGTGCCCTGA
- a CDS encoding L,D-transpeptidase codes for MKKFLVGVTALATALVLTACSGTTGGGAPAGGGIAQGGPTTTSAPSSTPATSSATPAPTPSSSSSMPKPTSSKPKPAPKPTPKPAPKPAANAADVPCKAALASPGVSACVDLSALKTWLLQDGKVVYGPVKQLPGKKGYATPTGVFHVSAKVKNYHSKQFDAPMPNSVFFLPGIAFHTGSLSVYSHGCIHLSAAASQKYFTMLQKGGVVQVVA; via the coding sequence GTGAAGAAGTTCCTGGTGGGGGTGACCGCACTGGCCACCGCGCTGGTGCTGACCGCGTGTTCCGGCACTACCGGTGGCGGCGCGCCCGCTGGCGGTGGCATCGCTCAGGGCGGGCCCACGACCACGTCGGCGCCTTCTTCGACACCGGCCACCTCGTCGGCGACGCCTGCACCGACGCCGAGCAGCAGCAGCTCCATGCCGAAGCCGACGTCCTCGAAGCCCAAGCCGGCGCCGAAACCCACGCCGAAGCCGGCGCCCAAGCCTGCCGCGAACGCCGCCGACGTTCCCTGCAAGGCCGCGCTGGCCTCGCCGGGCGTGAGCGCCTGTGTGGACCTTTCCGCGCTGAAGACGTGGCTGCTGCAGGACGGCAAGGTCGTCTACGGCCCGGTCAAGCAGCTGCCCGGCAAGAAGGGGTATGCCACGCCGACCGGTGTCTTCCACGTTTCGGCCAAGGTCAAGAACTACCACTCGAAGCAGTTCGACGCGCCGATGCCGAACTCCGTGTTCTTCCTGCCGGGTATCGCCTTCCACACGGGCAGCCTCTCGGTGTACTCGCACGGCTGCATCCACCTGTCCGCGGCGGCTTCGCAGAAGTACTTCACGATGCTGCAGAAGGGCGGCGTCGTACAGGTCGTGGCCTGA
- a CDS encoding 3-hydroxyacyl-CoA dehydrogenase codes for MEKWAEQVGRIRVIGTGVMGRGIVQLAVTAGLEVELADARPDAVGEAIEQVGAMLGKLASKGKITEEAAEAARGRLIAAEGPLAPADDVDLVIEAVREDLEIKRTLFAELERVCGPDTVFATNTSSLSVTEIGAALTDPGRLLGLHFFNPVPLMRLVEVVPGARTAAWLPPAVTELVRGWGHEPVLARDAPGFLVNHAGRGLGTEALQILAEGIASPAEVDRVARDVLGLKLGPFELLDLTGLDVSHAVLESIWSGFHGEPRLRPSWLTRPRVAAGLFGRKSGEGFYSYVDGQQQVEPEPAAPEAPATPVWVDDERLGTLLSSAGIQVVHSAYPDTVLIVSPVGSSTVDAARAAGLPAERVVGVDPLGGYRKRLTLSVHPALDPAAGRTAWGALAATGLPVSVVRDGPAPIAQRLLASIVNTACFIAGQRLATPEDIDTAVRLGLGYPRGPLTWGDEAGADLVLRVLRGLVASTGDQRYRPSAWLTERVALGLPLTSTGTTPADLLR; via the coding sequence GTGGAGAAGTGGGCGGAGCAGGTCGGCAGGATCCGGGTCATCGGAACCGGGGTGATGGGCCGGGGCATCGTCCAGCTCGCCGTGACGGCGGGGCTCGAGGTCGAACTCGCCGACGCCCGGCCCGACGCGGTCGGCGAGGCCATCGAGCAGGTCGGCGCGATGCTCGGCAAACTCGCTTCGAAGGGCAAGATCACCGAGGAAGCCGCCGAGGCGGCGAGGGGCAGGCTGATCGCGGCCGAGGGTCCGCTGGCGCCCGCCGACGACGTCGACCTCGTCATCGAAGCGGTGCGCGAGGATCTGGAGATCAAACGCACGCTGTTCGCCGAGCTGGAACGCGTATGCGGGCCGGACACCGTGTTCGCCACCAACACCAGCTCACTTTCGGTGACCGAGATCGGGGCGGCGCTGACCGATCCCGGCCGTCTGCTCGGCCTCCACTTCTTCAACCCGGTCCCGTTGATGCGGCTGGTCGAGGTCGTGCCCGGCGCGCGGACCGCCGCCTGGCTGCCCCCCGCCGTGACGGAACTCGTCCGCGGCTGGGGACACGAACCCGTCCTCGCTCGCGACGCGCCGGGCTTCCTGGTCAACCACGCCGGCCGCGGACTGGGCACCGAGGCACTGCAGATCCTCGCCGAAGGGATCGCGAGCCCGGCCGAGGTGGACCGCGTCGCCCGTGACGTGCTCGGCCTGAAACTCGGCCCTTTCGAACTCCTCGACCTCACCGGTCTCGACGTCTCGCACGCCGTGCTCGAAAGCATCTGGAGCGGCTTCCACGGCGAACCGCGACTGCGGCCGTCGTGGCTGACGCGTCCGCGCGTCGCCGCCGGGCTGTTCGGCCGCAAGAGCGGCGAAGGCTTCTACTCCTATGTGGACGGACAGCAGCAGGTCGAGCCGGAACCGGCCGCGCCGGAAGCCCCGGCCACGCCGGTGTGGGTCGACGACGAACGGCTCGGCACCCTGCTCTCGTCGGCGGGCATCCAGGTCGTGCACTCCGCGTACCCGGACACGGTCCTGATCGTCAGCCCGGTCGGTTCGTCCACTGTGGACGCCGCACGTGCGGCGGGCCTTCCGGCGGAACGGGTCGTCGGCGTCGACCCGCTCGGCGGCTACCGGAAACGCCTGACGCTCTCTGTCCACCCCGCGCTCGACCCGGCCGCAGGCCGCACCGCCTGGGGCGCGCTCGCCGCGACCGGCCTGCCGGTGAGCGTGGTCCGCGACGGTCCCGCGCCGATCGCGCAGCGGCTGCTGGCGTCGATCGTCAACACCGCCTGCTTCATCGCCGGGCAGCGGCTCGCGACACCGGAGGACATCGACACCGCCGTCCGGCTCGGCCTCGGTTACCCGCGCGGACCGCTGACCTGGGGCGACGAGGCGGGCGCGGATCTCGTGCTGCGGGTGCTGCGCGGACTCGTCGCGAGCACCGGCGACCAGCGCTACCGGCCGAGCGCCTGGCTCACCGAACGCGTCGCGCTCGGCCTTCCCCTCACCTCGACCGGCACCACCCCCGCCGATCTGCTGCGCTGA
- a CDS encoding TetR/AcrR family transcriptional regulator has translation MTAKRLTREESREQTRQRLLAAAAELFSERGVNGTSVEQIAERAGFTRGAFYGNFDGKHELVVELLRRRTQREAEEVAALREGVGSFAEMMDRLRAWNVERAEHLAGWLTLRTELALYALRNPDARPLVGEGEKSTRALLETSVRTELAARGVEPPADPAFLALILHALEDGLLLQRFLSPEGTGDEDVVDAVQLLMRSWTALSRSS, from the coding sequence GTGACGGCCAAACGCTTGACGCGGGAAGAAAGCCGCGAGCAGACCAGGCAGCGCCTGCTCGCGGCGGCCGCCGAGCTGTTCTCCGAACGAGGGGTCAACGGCACGTCCGTCGAGCAGATCGCCGAACGGGCCGGATTCACCCGAGGCGCCTTCTACGGCAACTTCGACGGCAAACACGAGCTGGTCGTCGAACTACTGCGCCGCAGGACCCAGCGCGAGGCCGAGGAGGTCGCGGCGCTGAGGGAGGGTGTCGGCTCCTTCGCCGAGATGATGGACCGGTTGCGCGCGTGGAACGTCGAGCGCGCCGAGCACCTCGCCGGCTGGCTGACCCTGCGCACCGAGCTGGCCCTTTACGCGCTGCGGAATCCCGACGCGCGCCCGCTGGTCGGGGAAGGCGAGAAGTCGACAAGGGCGCTGCTGGAGACCTCGGTACGGACCGAACTCGCCGCGCGGGGCGTCGAACCGCCCGCCGACCCGGCCTTTCTCGCACTGATCCTGCACGCGCTCGAGGACGGTCTCCTGTTGCAACGCTTCCTCAGTCCCGAGGGGACCGGAGACGAGGACGTGGTGGACGCCGTCCAGCTGCTGATGCGGTCCTGGACCGCGCTCAGCCGGTCATCCTGA
- a CDS encoding TetR/AcrR family transcriptional regulator has translation MAATQTARERARAELTREIKDEARRQLAEVGALGLSLRAVARELGMVSSALYRYFSSREELLTALIVDAYNAVGEAAEAADDPKKTSLERWESIWHAVRAWAKAHPHEYALIYGSPIPGYQAPQDTVVPAGRVAFALVTVLRDANLRVETEVGEMPVALLRQLDTLAGILKINLGPETASRLIMAWTQLFGMINFELFGQYVGSVDPADDFFAHGIRQMAEFTGIRMTG, from the coding sequence ATGGCTGCCACTCAGACCGCGCGCGAACGCGCCCGCGCCGAGCTCACCCGTGAGATCAAGGACGAAGCCCGCCGCCAGCTCGCCGAAGTCGGCGCACTCGGGCTCTCGCTCCGCGCGGTGGCCCGGGAGCTGGGCATGGTCTCGTCTGCGCTCTACCGGTACTTCTCCAGCCGCGAGGAGCTGCTGACCGCGCTGATCGTGGACGCCTACAACGCCGTCGGCGAAGCCGCGGAGGCGGCCGACGACCCGAAGAAGACCTCACTGGAGCGATGGGAGTCGATCTGGCACGCGGTCCGCGCCTGGGCGAAGGCGCACCCGCACGAGTACGCGCTGATCTACGGTTCGCCGATCCCCGGCTATCAAGCCCCGCAGGACACCGTCGTCCCCGCCGGCCGGGTGGCGTTCGCACTGGTCACCGTCCTGCGTGACGCGAACCTCCGCGTCGAGACCGAGGTCGGCGAGATGCCCGTCGCGCTACTGCGCCAGCTCGACACCCTCGCCGGGATCCTCAAGATCAACCTGGGCCCCGAGACGGCCTCCCGGCTGATCATGGCCTGGACCCAGCTGTTCGGGATGATCAACTTCGAGCTGTTCGGCCAGTACGTCGGCTCGGTGGATCCGGCGGACGACTTCTTCGCGCACGGGATCCGTCAGATGGCCGAGTTCACCGGGATCAGGATGACCGGCTGA
- a CDS encoding nitroreductase/quinone reductase family protein has protein sequence MTTTASAAPTRYLKPAKATSAFNEFVLKLTRLGVSVLGSRVLSVRGRKSGELRSVPVNLLKLDGERYLVAPRGVTQWVRNLRVAGEGQLSVGRRTETFTYTELADAEKPEILRAYLKRWKFEVGVFFDGVDAKASDEKLLEIAPGYPIFKLA, from the coding sequence ATGACCACCACCGCTTCCGCCGCCCCGACCCGCTACCTCAAGCCGGCCAAGGCGACCAGCGCGTTCAACGAATTCGTGCTCAAGCTGACGAGGCTCGGCGTCAGCGTCCTGGGCAGCCGGGTGCTTTCGGTCCGCGGCCGCAAAAGCGGCGAACTGCGCTCGGTCCCGGTCAACCTCCTGAAGCTGGACGGCGAGCGCTACCTGGTCGCGCCTCGCGGTGTCACGCAGTGGGTGCGGAACCTGCGCGTCGCCGGCGAAGGACAGCTCAGCGTCGGGCGCCGCACCGAGACGTTCACCTACACCGAACTCGCCGACGCCGAGAAGCCCGAAATCCTGCGCGCGTACCTCAAGCGCTGGAAGTTCGAGGTCGGGGTGTTCTTCGACGGTGTCGACGCGAAAGCGTCCGACGAGAAGCTGCTGGAGATCGCGCCCGGCTACCCGATCTTCAAACTCGCCTGA
- a CDS encoding response regulator — MIRVLLADDHAMFRSGMRAVLDTQADFECVGEAADGREAVAQAAELRPDVAVLDVRMPKLDGLAATEAIMSAPGNDTRVLVLTTYDSDEYVYRALRAGASGFLLKSLAPEELVSAMRVAARGDALIDPTVTRRLVSTFATSIEPAAAEPAELERLTSREREVLLLVADASSNAEIAAHLHVGEETVKTHVSRILAKLGLRDRVHAVVYAYRNGLVGGR; from the coding sequence GTGATCCGGGTTCTGCTCGCCGACGACCACGCGATGTTCCGGTCCGGCATGCGCGCGGTGCTGGACACCCAGGCGGACTTCGAGTGCGTCGGCGAGGCGGCCGACGGACGCGAAGCCGTCGCTCAGGCGGCAGAGCTGCGCCCGGACGTCGCCGTGCTCGACGTCCGGATGCCCAAATTGGACGGTCTGGCCGCGACCGAGGCGATCATGTCCGCGCCGGGGAACGACACTCGCGTCCTCGTGCTGACGACCTACGACTCCGACGAGTACGTCTATCGGGCGCTTCGGGCCGGCGCGAGCGGGTTCCTGCTGAAAAGCCTCGCCCCCGAAGAGCTCGTCTCGGCCATGCGGGTGGCCGCGCGCGGCGACGCGCTGATCGACCCGACGGTGACCCGGCGGCTGGTCTCGACCTTCGCCACCAGCATCGAACCCGCGGCCGCCGAACCGGCGGAACTGGAACGGCTCACTTCACGCGAACGCGAAGTCCTCCTGCTCGTCGCCGACGCCTCCAGCAACGCGGAGATCGCCGCGCATCTCCACGTGGGCGAAGAGACGGTGAAGACCCATGTCTCCCGCATCCTGGCGAAGCTCGGGCTGCGGGACAGGGTGCACGCCGTCGTCTACGCGTACCGGAACGGGCTCGTCGGCGGACGGTGA